A stretch of Paenibacillus peoriae DNA encodes these proteins:
- a CDS encoding methyl-accepting chemotaxis protein, with product MTKTKQTVPWWNRFLKQFYLMRTRLIISFLAVLLIPSVLIGYFSYQGATTQLSQQMGGSVYTNLYLIRSNVNQYVAPIMKDLDVLTTEINSDSIGTNQEALQKKLDVIVKAHPELDAALLGNEKGQYIRSPKKQESDYDPRERKWYKNAMLEKGKVFVGVPVASVTTGNLVVNISGTLEDGEGAVALALNLDKMSESLQSVKIGERGGLIIVDSEHKVVSGTGTAFNKTGKKAADAIEGLPEVATTVENDTPSMSQIQFMNRDMLAFTLKDPLTGWSIVALSDLEDYSDAAQPILKQSLIVIVISILAAAIIIVLMVRSFLIPLRKLQAGTRIVRDGNLTERVNLSSKDEFGELAQNFDQMTHSLHTMVSEVNQTSSRLASSSLIIKESTEQTTESVQHVAETVMESAENAATSAEASEQTANAVEEMAKGVSTIAESASSIVDSAGQTEHDVAQGSQMISSVRTQMDRILEAVSQTASLMDELSQLSDDAKQMNTAIAAIAKQTNLLSLNASIEASRAGEAGRGFAVVAIEVRKLSEQSKESADSISQIITQMLDLIQRSTATMNGNVRNQVGEGMRISQDAEGAFTNIERSTSHIVEQIQSVSAAAEQISASTEEVSATVTHLASLSRNSADSSQTTSAAAQEQMAAMEEIASSSQELSNMAQDLQQLVKRFKI from the coding sequence ATGACTAAAACAAAACAAACAGTTCCGTGGTGGAACAGGTTTCTCAAGCAGTTTTATTTAATGAGGACAAGATTAATAATATCTTTTTTAGCTGTGTTATTGATTCCGAGCGTACTTATCGGGTACTTTTCTTATCAGGGGGCTACGACACAACTCAGTCAGCAAATGGGCGGTTCCGTATACACGAATCTGTATCTGATCCGAAGCAATGTCAATCAGTATGTAGCGCCCATTATGAAAGATCTGGACGTGCTTACCACTGAAATCAATTCTGATTCCATCGGTACCAACCAAGAAGCCCTTCAGAAAAAGTTAGATGTTATCGTCAAGGCTCACCCCGAGCTAGATGCGGCGCTTCTCGGCAATGAGAAGGGGCAATACATACGTTCGCCGAAAAAACAGGAGTCCGATTATGATCCCAGGGAGAGAAAATGGTACAAAAACGCGATGCTGGAAAAGGGTAAAGTATTCGTCGGTGTTCCAGTTGCCAGCGTCACGACAGGGAATTTAGTCGTTAATATATCGGGAACGCTGGAGGACGGTGAAGGAGCTGTTGCCCTGGCTTTGAACCTGGACAAAATGAGTGAAAGTCTGCAGTCTGTTAAGATTGGTGAGCGCGGAGGACTCATTATTGTTGATTCTGAACATAAAGTTGTATCTGGGACTGGAACAGCTTTCAACAAGACAGGCAAAAAAGCGGCTGACGCCATAGAAGGACTTCCCGAAGTGGCGACAACCGTCGAAAATGATACTCCTTCCATGTCGCAAATTCAATTTATGAATCGAGATATGCTGGCCTTTACACTTAAGGACCCTCTCACCGGTTGGAGCATTGTCGCACTGTCGGATCTGGAGGATTATAGTGATGCAGCCCAACCAATTCTGAAACAAAGCCTGATTGTGATTGTTATTTCCATACTTGCCGCGGCGATCATCATTGTGCTTATGGTCCGCTCATTCTTAATTCCGCTGCGCAAGCTGCAAGCAGGAACACGCATCGTCCGTGACGGAAATCTGACCGAACGTGTTAATCTATCCAGCAAGGATGAGTTCGGCGAACTGGCACAGAATTTTGACCAGATGACGCATTCCTTGCATACGATGGTCTCAGAGGTCAACCAAACCTCCTCCCGACTTGCTTCCTCTTCCCTGATAATCAAGGAAAGCACAGAGCAAACGACGGAGTCCGTACAACATGTAGCGGAAACGGTTATGGAATCCGCGGAAAATGCAGCCACCAGCGCCGAGGCATCCGAGCAGACCGCTAATGCCGTTGAAGAAATGGCGAAGGGTGTCAGCACCATTGCCGAATCGGCAAGCTCCATCGTGGATTCAGCAGGACAAACCGAGCATGATGTGGCTCAAGGCAGTCAAATGATCAGTAGTGTACGGACCCAAATGGACCGTATTCTGGAGGCTGTCAGCCAAACGGCTAGCCTAATGGATGAGCTATCCCAGCTCTCGGACGATGCGAAGCAGATGAATACGGCTATTGCCGCCATTGCCAAGCAAACCAATTTGTTGTCTCTGAACGCGTCTATTGAAGCTTCCAGAGCTGGCGAAGCCGGGCGTGGATTTGCCGTAGTCGCTATAGAGGTACGCAAGCTGTCTGAGCAATCCAAGGAAAGCGCGGATTCCATCAGTCAGATTATTACTCAGATGCTCGATTTGATTCAACGCTCTACCGCTACCATGAACGGTAATGTTCGTAACCAGGTAGGTGAAGGTATGCGTATTAGCCAAGATGCAGAAGGTGCATTTACGAATATTGAGCGCTCTACTTCTCATATCGTGGAACAAATTCAAAGTGTGTCCGCTGCTGCTGAACAAATCTCAGCCAGTACAGAGGAAGTCTCCGCCACTGTTACCCATTTGGCAAGCCTGTCTCGCAATTCGGCGGACAGCTCGCAGACAACATCTGCTGCTGCTCAGGAACAAATGGCAGCTATGGAGGAAATTGCCTCTTCGTCACAGGAGTTGTCCAACATGGCGCAGGATTTGCAACAGCTGGTTAAGCGATTTAAGATTTAA
- a CDS encoding DMT family transporter, with protein sequence MSQSSTVLTSKGFDHSSHMKSGFWLVAIGAALWGADPLFRIILLKSFTSTQIVLMEHMLLFLALTPMLWKHREELKAVRLRQVFAILFVSWGGSALASVIFTMALSNGDLNAVLLLQKLQPLVAIILARVILKEMLPRHFGLLIVVALFGTYLLTFGWSLPFGHVRDFVQVGSLLALGAAVLWGGSTVMGSYLLRSMKYETVTSLRFMVALPLLIVLTSVEHAPWNMPAGTWAGAAVIINLLLQALLPGLLSLLLYYKGLSTTKASYATMAELSFPMVGVVINWIAFQQIVTVAQLTGFMLIWITLFMISRQQKN encoded by the coding sequence ATGAGTCAATCTTCTACTGTACTAACATCCAAAGGTTTTGATCATAGCTCCCACATGAAAAGCGGTTTTTGGCTGGTCGCAATAGGAGCAGCCTTGTGGGGCGCTGATCCGCTGTTTCGTATTATTTTGCTAAAATCATTTACTTCAACACAAATTGTACTAATGGAGCATATGCTGCTTTTCCTTGCTCTGACACCGATGCTGTGGAAACATCGTGAGGAACTCAAAGCGGTACGGCTTCGTCAAGTTTTCGCTATTTTGTTCGTCTCGTGGGGCGGCTCAGCTCTGGCCAGCGTGATTTTTACCATGGCGCTCAGCAACGGTGATCTGAATGCTGTACTCTTACTCCAGAAGCTTCAACCATTGGTCGCTATTATTCTGGCCCGCGTTATATTGAAGGAAATGCTGCCGCGTCATTTTGGATTATTAATTGTCGTCGCTCTGTTCGGGACGTATCTTCTGACCTTCGGTTGGTCGCTCCCCTTCGGGCATGTTCGTGATTTTGTCCAGGTCGGTAGTCTACTTGCACTGGGTGCAGCGGTTCTGTGGGGCGGTTCGACAGTCATGGGAAGCTACTTGCTTCGTTCAATGAAATATGAAACGGTAACCTCCCTCCGCTTCATGGTGGCGCTCCCTCTGCTGATTGTCCTCACCTCTGTAGAGCATGCGCCATGGAATATGCCTGCCGGTACATGGGCAGGCGCAGCTGTGATTATCAACTTGCTATTGCAGGCATTGCTTCCAGGTCTTCTTAGCTTATTGCTGTATTACAAAGGCTTAAGTACGACCAAAGCGTCTTATGCTACGATGGCAGAATTGAGCTTTCCCATGGTGGGTGTCGTGATTAATTGGATCGCATTTCAGCAAATCGTTACTGTAGCGCAATTGACTGGTTTTATGCTCATCTGGATTACGCTCTTTATGATTTCACGTCAGCAAAAAAATTAA
- a CDS encoding type I CRISPR-associated protein Cas7 translates to MAKKTNRVVGLIGIVSRMANWNADFSGQPKTTSTGGIFGSDKALKYSIKRLWAEEGQKVLYIRSYKVSSGKDKKTDKAKDADKGKEEKLQPRNLAERYEYLFGEEVSKNSREVLNKLFQCVDVMNFGATFAVKDQNIGLAGPVQIGQGFNKYEWSNLEVQDILSPFRNSNEKSEDNDATSIGKKRTVDESHYIYPFSVNPKHYDNYLELLAAEGFEGYTEEAYQAFKTGALTGATLQNTNSKSGAENAFALFVEFKAGSPAYLPNLDPYVKVDKDKDGEQTVYDLSALAPLLNDVNEEIETVELYVNPYASRVELDFPGLRTFNIFTRSELPQG, encoded by the coding sequence ATGGCGAAGAAAACTAATCGTGTGGTGGGACTGATCGGGATTGTGAGCCGGATGGCTAACTGGAATGCGGACTTTAGCGGACAGCCGAAGACGACCAGCACAGGCGGCATTTTTGGTAGCGACAAGGCGTTAAAATATAGCATCAAACGCTTATGGGCAGAGGAAGGACAGAAGGTACTGTATATTCGTTCGTATAAAGTGAGTAGCGGCAAGGACAAAAAAACGGACAAGGCAAAGGATGCAGACAAAGGGAAAGAAGAGAAGCTCCAGCCTCGTAATCTCGCAGAACGCTATGAGTATCTCTTTGGTGAAGAGGTCTCCAAAAATTCACGTGAAGTGCTGAACAAGCTGTTTCAGTGTGTAGATGTAATGAATTTTGGTGCGACATTCGCAGTGAAGGATCAGAATATTGGTTTGGCGGGTCCGGTGCAAATTGGCCAGGGTTTTAATAAATATGAGTGGTCTAATCTGGAGGTACAGGATATCTTGTCACCGTTTCGTAACTCAAACGAAAAGAGCGAGGACAATGATGCGACCTCAATTGGTAAAAAAAGAACGGTGGACGAATCCCATTATATATATCCTTTTTCCGTCAATCCGAAGCATTATGATAACTATCTGGAACTACTGGCAGCCGAGGGGTTTGAAGGGTATACGGAGGAAGCGTATCAGGCCTTCAAAACGGGAGCTTTGACCGGGGCTACTTTGCAAAATACCAATAGTAAATCAGGTGCGGAAAATGCCTTTGCCCTATTTGTGGAATTTAAAGCGGGGAGCCCGGCGTATTTACCGAATTTGGACCCTTATGTGAAGGTAGATAAGGACAAGGATGGAGAGCAGACGGTTTATGATTTATCGGCCCTTGCACCGCTTTTGAACGATGTAAACGAGGAAATTGAAACAGTAGAATTATACGTTAATCCGTATGCATCGCGTGTAGAGCTGGATTTTCCGGGGCTGCGGACGTTTAACATCTTTACGCGCAGCGAGCTTCCTCAAGGCTAG
- a CDS encoding ABC transporter ATP-binding protein, whose product MTYVIRTHQLTKALKGNEIVAGVSMNVRKGETYGFLGPNGAGKTTIMKMITNLLKPTSGEIELFGEKLTPKSYHLLGRMGSIIEYPIFYDRLTAQQNLELHCEYMGYYNKQAVRDALELVNLQNAGDKSVKDFSLGMKQRLGIARAIATKPELLILDEPINGLDPVGIKEIRQLFHMLCKEYGMTLLVSSHILAEIEQIADTVGVINHGRLIEEVSMEQVRETNTEYIEFTTNDCKKAAYVLSHHLNLNNIRVLNEQNIRIYDSNVPQKQITKTLILNDIEVDSIHQKSSTLEDYFLRLLNGGDLHA is encoded by the coding sequence ATGACTTACGTAATACGTACACATCAGTTGACCAAAGCCCTGAAGGGCAACGAAATTGTAGCAGGAGTCAGCATGAATGTGCGCAAGGGAGAAACCTATGGCTTTCTCGGCCCCAACGGGGCAGGCAAGACAACGATAATGAAAATGATTACGAATTTACTCAAGCCGACATCGGGTGAAATTGAATTATTCGGTGAAAAACTAACGCCAAAATCGTATCATCTGCTCGGACGGATGGGTTCGATTATTGAATACCCGATTTTTTATGACAGGCTGACGGCGCAGCAAAATCTGGAACTTCATTGTGAATACATGGGCTACTATAATAAGCAGGCTGTCCGAGATGCCCTGGAATTAGTAAACTTGCAGAATGCGGGTGACAAGTCGGTAAAAGACTTTTCACTGGGAATGAAACAGCGTCTCGGGATTGCCCGCGCTATTGCGACTAAGCCAGAGCTACTCATTTTGGATGAACCGATTAATGGTTTGGACCCCGTGGGAATCAAGGAAATCCGCCAACTATTCCACATGCTATGCAAGGAATATGGGATGACTCTGCTCGTGTCCAGTCATATTTTAGCGGAAATAGAGCAGATTGCGGATACGGTAGGCGTGATTAATCACGGAAGGCTGATTGAGGAAGTGTCGATGGAACAGGTGCGAGAAACCAATACGGAATACATCGAATTTACGACCAATGATTGTAAAAAGGCGGCCTACGTCCTCTCCCATCATCTGAATCTGAATAATATAAGGGTGCTCAATGAACAGAATATACGTATTTACGACTCAAATGTACCGCAGAAACAAATTACGAAGACGCTCATTTTAAATGATATAGAAGTGGATTCCATTCATCAGAAAAGCAGTACGCTAGAAGACTACTTTTTGCGGCTGTTAAACGGAGGTGATCTCCATGCTTAA
- a CDS encoding GbsR/MarR family transcriptional regulator: MSLYQLGDEQQASLQKIRKRVIEAIGKNMDLYGITLSAGHLYGLLFFADKPMTLDEMGREMEMSKTSMSTGVRTLLDLKMVNKVWSKGSRKDLYEVEYDWHQTFTDFFAIKWRKAVETNLLVLRKAIDELDKLMNQGEEYEEFKAILQQDRLKMKQAVAYYKWLDRLIDSMESEEIYKLIPKEEVRD; encoded by the coding sequence ATGAGCTTGTACCAGTTAGGTGATGAGCAGCAGGCTTCGCTGCAAAAAATTCGCAAACGTGTCATAGAAGCTATAGGTAAAAACATGGACCTGTATGGGATTACTTTGTCTGCGGGGCATTTATACGGTTTGCTTTTTTTTGCGGATAAACCGATGACGCTGGACGAGATGGGCCGTGAAATGGAAATGAGCAAAACGAGCATGAGTACAGGAGTTCGAACATTATTGGATCTGAAAATGGTAAATAAGGTATGGAGCAAGGGCTCACGCAAAGACTTGTATGAAGTCGAATATGACTGGCATCAAACCTTCACTGACTTCTTCGCTATTAAATGGAGAAAAGCGGTAGAAACAAATTTACTGGTACTGCGCAAAGCCATTGATGAGCTGGACAAATTGATGAATCAGGGTGAAGAGTACGAGGAATTTAAGGCGATTCTTCAGCAAGATCGTTTGAAGATGAAGCAGGCCGTCGCTTATTACAAGTGGCTAGATCGACTAATTGACTCTATGGAAAGCGAAGAAATTTACAAGCTGATTCCAAAAGAAGAAGTTCGGGATTAA
- a CDS encoding response regulator transcription factor → MPQHILLIEDDLSIAEMLLKALTKEGYSLTTAYDGEEGLLAFERHTYDLVLVDLMMPKVDGMEVIRRIRTHSAVPILIMSAKDSDVDKALGLGFGADDYIAKPFSMLEMTARIQSAIRRSTTYARQQQQEEQPQAQVLTYGSLCIDFDHFTVIRNENEIQLTAKESDILKLFVANPNRVFTKAQLYGFIWKDDYMGDENVINVHIRRLREKIEEDPSHPVHIKTLWGIGYKWENG, encoded by the coding sequence ATGCCACAGCATATTTTACTTATTGAAGACGATCTATCCATTGCCGAAATGCTACTTAAAGCACTCACTAAGGAAGGATACAGCCTAACCACTGCCTATGACGGGGAAGAGGGGCTTCTTGCCTTTGAACGTCATACCTATGATCTGGTACTGGTGGATTTGATGATGCCGAAGGTGGACGGTATGGAGGTGATTCGACGAATTCGTACCCATAGCGCCGTCCCGATTCTGATTATGTCAGCCAAGGACAGCGACGTGGATAAAGCGCTTGGACTGGGCTTTGGGGCAGACGATTATATTGCCAAACCTTTTTCAATGCTGGAAATGACCGCTCGTATTCAGTCCGCGATCCGCAGATCTACTACATATGCCCGTCAGCAACAGCAGGAGGAACAGCCGCAAGCACAAGTTTTGACCTACGGCAGTCTGTGCATTGATTTTGATCATTTTACAGTCATACGCAATGAAAACGAAATTCAGCTAACAGCCAAAGAATCCGATATTTTGAAGCTGTTTGTAGCCAATCCAAACCGGGTATTTACAAAAGCACAATTATACGGATTTATTTGGAAGGACGATTATATGGGCGACGAGAACGTGATTAACGTCCATATTCGCCGCCTGCGTGAGAAAATTGAAGAAGATCCCTCTCATCCTGTCCACATTAAAACGCTATGGGGCATTGGCTACAAATGGGAGAATGGCTGA
- a CDS encoding quaternary amine ABC transporter ATP-binding protein — MTILEVKNVSKLFGPHAEQGVPLLEQGWGKEKLAKEKQITVGVNKANMEIKQGEIFVIMGLSGSGKSTLVRMLNRLIEPTSGEILVHGKDLRKMNKEQLREVRRKTISMVFQKFALFPHRTVLENVEYGLEIQKVEKAQRQEKAQQALELVGLKNWGDKMPDELSGGMQQRVGLARALANDPEVLLMDEAFSALDPLIRRDMQDELLELQDKMKKTIVFITHDLDEALRIGDRIALMRDGAVVQIGTPEEIMIQPANSYVARFVEDVDLSKVLTAAHVMLRPETITMDRGPRVALELMRERGISNLFVIDRTKKLLGVINAEDAVHALRNNLKIEDILITDGPQVAAETVINDLFEITSSSKVPLAVVDDKQKLLGVIVRGALLGALGGDVTTTKEVNAHDTETANR, encoded by the coding sequence ATGACGATTTTGGAAGTCAAAAATGTCAGCAAACTCTTTGGTCCTCACGCAGAGCAAGGTGTTCCGCTCCTGGAGCAAGGCTGGGGCAAGGAAAAGTTGGCCAAAGAAAAACAGATTACTGTTGGTGTCAATAAGGCCAACATGGAAATTAAGCAAGGTGAAATTTTCGTAATTATGGGGCTATCGGGCAGTGGCAAGTCCACTTTGGTGCGAATGCTAAATCGCTTGATTGAGCCTACCTCCGGTGAAATTCTGGTCCACGGCAAAGATCTCCGTAAGATGAACAAAGAACAACTTCGCGAAGTTCGTCGTAAAACCATCAGCATGGTTTTTCAAAAATTCGCTCTGTTCCCACATCGGACTGTATTAGAAAATGTAGAATATGGTCTTGAAATTCAAAAGGTAGAAAAAGCACAGCGTCAGGAAAAAGCGCAACAAGCGCTGGAACTGGTTGGTCTTAAAAACTGGGGCGATAAAATGCCCGATGAATTGAGTGGCGGCATGCAGCAGCGTGTCGGTCTGGCACGGGCGCTGGCTAATGATCCTGAAGTGCTCCTGATGGATGAAGCGTTCAGTGCATTGGACCCGCTCATTCGCCGTGACATGCAGGATGAGCTGTTGGAGCTTCAGGATAAAATGAAGAAAACCATTGTGTTTATCACCCATGATCTGGATGAAGCGTTGCGGATTGGTGACCGGATTGCATTGATGCGAGACGGTGCGGTCGTACAAATCGGTACACCGGAAGAAATTATGATCCAACCGGCTAACTCTTACGTAGCCCGCTTCGTCGAGGATGTGGATCTGTCCAAGGTATTGACGGCTGCTCATGTCATGCTTCGTCCAGAAACCATCACCATGGATCGTGGTCCGCGTGTGGCTCTGGAATTGATGCGAGAGCGTGGGATTTCCAATTTGTTCGTCATTGACCGCACCAAAAAGCTACTGGGTGTTATTAACGCCGAGGATGCTGTTCATGCACTGCGCAATAATTTGAAGATTGAAGATATTTTGATCACGGACGGACCGCAGGTTGCTGCCGAGACTGTCATTAATGATTTATTTGAAATTACAAGCTCATCCAAAGTGCCGCTGGCTGTGGTCGATGATAAGCAGAAACTGCTAGGCGTTATCGTCCGCGGAGCATTGCTCGGCGCACTTGGTGGAGATGTTACTACTACGAAGGAGGTGAATGCCCATGATACCGAAACTGCCAATCGCTGA
- a CDS encoding carboxylesterase/lipase family protein: MESITVHTRLGQLRGETGNGYHVWKGIPYAQPPVGKLRFHAPQPLESWEGVRAATSFGPICPQPMPSAESMTGNLVEPPKQSEDCLYLNVWTPASKTPEKGRPVMVWVHGGAFITGSGIIPLYDGERMAKNGDVVVVTINYRLGPLGFLHLTPKGDGLTSNAGLLDQIAALEWVRDHISAFGGNPDEVTVFGESAGAMSIAALLAMPAAKGLFQRAILQSGASQILPTSQAEQVTAVYLQQLGVDTQHPERLFSLPTDALMLAMAKTHEVIGPGMAMIYQPVVDGVTLPDVPLSAIAQGSAKQVSVLIGTNLHEGGYFIRKESHLMNKSTARQALEMMTGMSDIGDLIEPFPVTIEGQAQMLTDLFFWRPALALAVAQSAHAPVWMYRFDWTLPGHPTFGQAVHGAEIAFVFDNLELLDKLGLEIQPSMQKLAQDMQQAWVAFARDGKPVLSEGAWPMYDREERTTAIFHQNIKVEHDPEGDRRRHLTGQMTL, translated from the coding sequence ATGGAAAGTATTACGGTACATACTCGTTTAGGTCAATTACGTGGGGAAACGGGAAATGGATATCATGTGTGGAAAGGTATCCCATATGCACAGCCTCCTGTTGGAAAACTACGTTTTCACGCGCCCCAGCCTTTGGAGTCTTGGGAGGGTGTGCGGGCTGCGACGAGTTTTGGGCCAATCTGTCCGCAACCTATGCCATCCGCTGAAAGTATGACTGGAAATCTGGTGGAACCGCCTAAGCAGTCAGAGGATTGCTTATACCTGAACGTTTGGACACCTGCTTCGAAGACTCCTGAGAAGGGACGTCCAGTGATGGTGTGGGTTCATGGCGGTGCCTTTATCACGGGGTCCGGGATTATACCTTTATATGACGGGGAACGCATGGCGAAGAATGGCGATGTTGTGGTTGTTACGATCAATTATCGATTGGGGCCGTTAGGATTTTTGCATCTGACTCCAAAGGGAGATGGCCTGACCTCTAATGCGGGACTACTGGATCAGATCGCTGCGCTGGAATGGGTTAGGGATCACATCTCTGCCTTTGGCGGCAATCCGGACGAAGTGACGGTGTTCGGTGAATCAGCAGGCGCGATGAGTATTGCCGCTTTATTGGCGATGCCAGCAGCTAAAGGACTGTTCCAGCGTGCAATTTTGCAGAGCGGTGCGTCGCAGATATTGCCAACTTCACAGGCCGAGCAAGTGACGGCTGTGTATCTACAGCAGCTGGGTGTGGACACTCAGCATCCAGAGAGGTTGTTTAGCCTGCCGACAGATGCGCTGATGCTAGCGATGGCGAAGACGCATGAAGTCATCGGACCAGGGATGGCGATGATCTATCAACCCGTTGTGGACGGTGTGACCTTGCCAGATGTACCCCTGTCTGCAATCGCGCAAGGTTCAGCAAAGCAGGTTTCCGTTTTGATTGGAACGAACTTGCATGAGGGGGGCTATTTCATCCGAAAAGAATCCCATCTAATGAACAAGTCGACAGCGAGACAGGCATTGGAAATGATGACGGGCATGTCAGACATCGGCGACCTGATAGAACCTTTTCCGGTTACGATTGAGGGACAGGCGCAAATGTTGACCGATCTATTTTTTTGGCGTCCTGCGTTGGCTCTTGCTGTTGCACAGTCGGCGCATGCGCCTGTATGGATGTATCGTTTTGATTGGACATTGCCGGGGCATCCTACCTTTGGACAAGCGGTTCACGGTGCAGAGATTGCGTTTGTTTTCGATAATCTGGAGCTGCTAGATAAGCTTGGATTAGAGATTCAACCTTCGATGCAGAAGCTGGCTCAAGATATGCAGCAGGCATGGGTTGCTTTTGCACGTGATGGGAAGCCAGTGCTGTCCGAGGGGGCTTGGCCGATGTACGACAGAGAAGAGCGGACTACAGCTATTTTCCATCAGAATATTAAGGTGGAGCACGACCCTGAAGGAGATAGACGCCGTCATTTAACCGGTCAGATGACCCTATAA
- a CDS encoding CRISPR-associated protein Cas6, whose amino-acid sequence MYVLYYEIHITTLIKQSSHHLEIPERIGAWIGRAGLKDEALKQTHYDKDYKHYTFGSPFPREKEGVYKQGRVYVITIHSSVELTLRRISAALQALQEDEYFQFIAASPVQSKKLAHITELTTVTPAIVTIEGKPWVPSLSVELLLQRIHANAEKKYNHLYPDQPVRLEQPFVEGIQVLNHKPIALVYKGRKLLGNKLRLLVREDEYSQKLASVVLGSGAAEKNSILGAGFCIAKGLE is encoded by the coding sequence GTGTACGTATTGTATTATGAAATTCACATAACAACGTTAATTAAACAATCATCTCACCATCTGGAGATACCGGAGCGTATCGGAGCCTGGATTGGTCGGGCTGGGTTGAAGGACGAAGCGTTGAAGCAGACGCACTACGACAAGGACTACAAGCACTATACATTTGGGTCGCCTTTTCCGCGTGAAAAGGAGGGGGTATACAAACAAGGTCGTGTATACGTCATTACGATTCACAGCTCCGTAGAGCTTACGCTACGTCGAATATCCGCAGCATTGCAAGCTTTGCAGGAGGATGAGTATTTCCAGTTTATCGCCGCATCCCCTGTACAGTCCAAGAAGCTGGCACATATTACCGAGCTTACCACCGTTACTCCTGCTATTGTTACGATTGAAGGCAAACCGTGGGTGCCGAGTCTGAGTGTGGAGCTTTTACTGCAACGGATTCATGCTAATGCGGAGAAAAAATACAATCATTTATACCCGGATCAGCCTGTTCGATTGGAACAACCTTTTGTCGAAGGGATTCAGGTGTTGAACCATAAACCGATTGCCTTGGTCTATAAAGGACGTAAGCTATTAGGTAATAAACTGCGCTTGCTTGTCAGAGAAGATGAATATTCACAGAAGTTAGCAAGTGTGGTATTAGGTTCAGGAGCGGCAGAAAAGAATAGTATCCTTGGGGCAGGCTTTTGTATCGCCAAAGGACTGGAATAA
- a CDS encoding sensor histidine kinase — protein MNIENISEWIVGLIMSVVIVWLWRERMANKRKIRDIRALLERIVTVNHAEKLLYVTGDVELQRLMTEINRLLDLNLRVSADYNRSQIAMRKMISNISHDLKTPLTVVLGYAEMLDGDPTILPEERIKLLSKIHQKTSEAIELIGSFFNLAKLEANDTDIPLTRLEVGELCRRSILEFYDLLTAQGFTVHIEIPEYPIHALGNEGAIGRVLNNLISNAIRYGADGRTLGLTLSEQQDTVRIEVWDRGKGIQESEQDKVFERMYTLEDSRNKAVQGSGLGLTIAKRLVETMNGEIQLTSRPYERTVFSFTLKKINY, from the coding sequence ATGAACATCGAAAACATTTCTGAATGGATTGTCGGTCTCATCATGTCAGTCGTTATAGTATGGCTTTGGCGGGAGCGTATGGCCAATAAGCGCAAAATAAGGGATATCCGAGCCCTACTAGAGCGAATAGTGACGGTGAATCATGCGGAAAAGCTGCTATATGTCACAGGTGACGTTGAACTGCAACGACTCATGACGGAAATTAATCGACTGCTGGACTTGAATCTCAGAGTGTCTGCAGATTACAACCGTAGCCAAATTGCTATGCGCAAAATGATTTCGAACATTTCACACGATCTCAAGACCCCGCTTACGGTTGTGCTTGGATATGCCGAGATGCTGGATGGCGATCCGACTATTTTGCCGGAAGAACGTATAAAGCTGCTATCCAAAATTCATCAAAAGACAAGCGAAGCGATTGAGTTGATCGGAAGCTTTTTTAATTTGGCGAAACTGGAAGCTAATGATACGGATATTCCGTTGACACGACTGGAAGTGGGAGAACTGTGCAGACGCAGCATTTTAGAGTTTTATGACCTGCTGACTGCACAGGGGTTTACTGTGCATATTGAGATCCCGGAGTACCCCATTCATGCCTTGGGGAACGAAGGAGCGATTGGGCGGGTGCTGAATAATCTGATCTCGAACGCCATTCGCTACGGGGCAGATGGACGGACGCTAGGCCTGACGCTGTCAGAACAGCAGGATACAGTGCGTATAGAGGTATGGGATCGTGGCAAAGGCATACAGGAATCTGAGCAAGATAAAGTTTTTGAACGTATGTACACACTGGAGGACTCCCGCAATAAGGCGGTACAAGGCAGCGGACTGGGCCTTACGATTGCCAAACGTCTGGTTGAAACGATGAACGGAGAAATTCAATTGACCAGTAGACCTTATGAGCGGACAGTCTTCTCTTTTACATTGAAGAAAATCAACTATTAA